In Pieris rapae chromosome 18, ilPieRapa1.1, whole genome shotgun sequence, one genomic interval encodes:
- the LOC110999743 gene encoding zinc finger protein OZF isoform X1, whose product MMNEICRFCLNKECSQSMSELTKNSRLTQILYKYFLLEVSLNSNLPRQVCTACTIKINDFASFREKIIENERVLLMEVSRFKKQQSNLNETCDIISENENLPSDTNEYAAETSNNIIKAEKTNDTIVKIESNDKIKDFQPNLCLMCFKSFSTRNKLFKHYLEKKPDIKLEIESGFIDAQFKSNQEQRSSEHTVSFVCKICGKLFSDAYGILNHGKSHSTNKFSCSFKCGYSSGYSHVLKNHEKTHTKEYKYTCVDCGKGFHVKTWYDQHQNIHKGIKDYVCNICGASFHMDRYLTSHKISLHPEVCTKKRYICMYCSVEFGSKGKFNLHLQDHGIKNEFLCDQCGKVMKDKKGLTAHRLQHSTHRPFVCGKCDKSFAKKYNWKIHLRSHRNDLSDKFECDICMKTFTQRSALNRHKKSKHDKQQIPEAPKTEV is encoded by the exons atgatgAATGAAATCTGCagattttgtttgaataaagaatGCAGCCAAAGTATGAgtgaattaacaaaaaatagtcGATTGAcccaaattttatataaatattttttattagag gtTTCGCTAAACAGTAATTTGCCAAGACAAGTATGCACTGCTTGtaccattaaaattaatgacttTGCATCATTTagagaaaaaattatagaGAATGAAAGGGTTTTACTTATGGAAGTatcaagatttaaaaaacagcaaagtaatttaaatgaaacctGTGATATAATaagtgaaaatgaaaatttgccATCTGATACTAATGAATATGCAGCAGAAACCTCCAACAATATTATCAAAgcagaaaaaacaaatgataccATAGTAAAAATAGAAtcaaatgataaaattaaagattttcaaCCTAATCTATGCTTAATgtgttttaaatctttttcaacaagaaataagctatttaaacattatttagaaaagaaaCCAGATATTAAATTGGAAATAGAAAGTGGATTTATTGATGCACAATTCAAAAGCAATCAAGAGCAAAGGAGTTCTGAACATACTGTGtcatttgtatgtaaaatatgtg gTAAATTGTTCAGCGATGCATATGGCATTTTGAATCATGGCAAATCACATAGTACTAATAAATTCTCTTGCTCATTCAAATGTGGCTACAGTAGTGGGTATAGTCATGTACTTAAAAATCATGagaaaacacacacaaaagaATATAAG TATACATGTGTGGACTGTGGAAAAGGCTTTCATGTGAAAACATGGTATGATCAacatcaaaatatacataaaggCATTAAGGATTATGTATGCAATATCTGCGGAGCTAGCTTTCACATGGATCg ataTTTAACATCTCACAAAATATCTCTTCATCCAGAAGTGTGTACAAAGAAgcgttatatatgtatgtattgttcTGTGGAATTTGGATCAAagggaaaatttaatttacatttacag GATCAtggtattaaaaatgaattcctATGCGATCAATGTGGTAAAGTTATGAAAGATAAGAAGGGGTTGACTGCCCATAGGCTTCAGCATTCTACACATAGACCTTTTGTTTGTGG GAAATGTGATAAATCATTtgcaaagaaatataattggaAAATTCACTTACGTAGTCATAGAAATGATTTAAGTGATAAGTTTGAATGCGACATTTGCATGAAGACATTTACACAACGAAGTGCTCTAAATAGACACAAAAAaag caaACATGACAAACAGCAGATACCAGAAGCACCAAAGACTGAAgtctga
- the LOC110999743 gene encoding zinc finger protein OZF isoform X2, with amino-acid sequence MVSLNSNLPRQVCTACTIKINDFASFREKIIENERVLLMEVSRFKKQQSNLNETCDIISENENLPSDTNEYAAETSNNIIKAEKTNDTIVKIESNDKIKDFQPNLCLMCFKSFSTRNKLFKHYLEKKPDIKLEIESGFIDAQFKSNQEQRSSEHTVSFVCKICGKLFSDAYGILNHGKSHSTNKFSCSFKCGYSSGYSHVLKNHEKTHTKEYKYTCVDCGKGFHVKTWYDQHQNIHKGIKDYVCNICGASFHMDRYLTSHKISLHPEVCTKKRYICMYCSVEFGSKGKFNLHLQDHGIKNEFLCDQCGKVMKDKKGLTAHRLQHSTHRPFVCGKCDKSFAKKYNWKIHLRSHRNDLSDKFECDICMKTFTQRSALNRHKKSKHDKQQIPEAPKTEV; translated from the exons ATG gtTTCGCTAAACAGTAATTTGCCAAGACAAGTATGCACTGCTTGtaccattaaaattaatgacttTGCATCATTTagagaaaaaattatagaGAATGAAAGGGTTTTACTTATGGAAGTatcaagatttaaaaaacagcaaagtaatttaaatgaaacctGTGATATAATaagtgaaaatgaaaatttgccATCTGATACTAATGAATATGCAGCAGAAACCTCCAACAATATTATCAAAgcagaaaaaacaaatgataccATAGTAAAAATAGAAtcaaatgataaaattaaagattttcaaCCTAATCTATGCTTAATgtgttttaaatctttttcaacaagaaataagctatttaaacattatttagaaaagaaaCCAGATATTAAATTGGAAATAGAAAGTGGATTTATTGATGCACAATTCAAAAGCAATCAAGAGCAAAGGAGTTCTGAACATACTGTGtcatttgtatgtaaaatatgtg gTAAATTGTTCAGCGATGCATATGGCATTTTGAATCATGGCAAATCACATAGTACTAATAAATTCTCTTGCTCATTCAAATGTGGCTACAGTAGTGGGTATAGTCATGTACTTAAAAATCATGagaaaacacacacaaaagaATATAAG TATACATGTGTGGACTGTGGAAAAGGCTTTCATGTGAAAACATGGTATGATCAacatcaaaatatacataaaggCATTAAGGATTATGTATGCAATATCTGCGGAGCTAGCTTTCACATGGATCg ataTTTAACATCTCACAAAATATCTCTTCATCCAGAAGTGTGTACAAAGAAgcgttatatatgtatgtattgttcTGTGGAATTTGGATCAAagggaaaatttaatttacatttacag GATCAtggtattaaaaatgaattcctATGCGATCAATGTGGTAAAGTTATGAAAGATAAGAAGGGGTTGACTGCCCATAGGCTTCAGCATTCTACACATAGACCTTTTGTTTGTGG GAAATGTGATAAATCATTtgcaaagaaatataattggaAAATTCACTTACGTAGTCATAGAAATGATTTAAGTGATAAGTTTGAATGCGACATTTGCATGAAGACATTTACACAACGAAGTGCTCTAAATAGACACAAAAAaag caaACATGACAAACAGCAGATACCAGAAGCACCAAAGACTGAAgtctga
- the LOC110999754 gene encoding zinc finger protein 492 has protein sequence MNSSKLKSIVRCLGCFCEESVSSFKLKSEILRVVFQEDSLKLCYICKKLARNADLFVQTVQTNQLRLQSLTNGPDISDLKIESHPILQLKTKIIDLYSHEIEELTPRIEQTSNIGVKWEKNDERDDEVCDEIQDGSDNNGECDLPLVKQEDIKEVKIELNVDLEDEENKKCKKKVIKRKMAKKKVETLNENSEDRTDETSNIILVNITMEDFMREREEMAKKNLYMAAKYKCKDCIKGFIYKEIYDKHMKLHLKSNGKYMCEICKQRMDSVEKLARHKKKHLIRYKCQECGIVRNNHSTIKDHYTSVHNKQNVLFQCPDCSREFLTSGAVRRHKHYRHKRNRITCDICLKSYVTKYYLRKHIQLQHSGDNSFSKWQESRCNYKCDECGKAFSAPSQLKNHMIKHSDTRSFYCVECNKTFKTEISLNQHLKTLPHVEYSELPLQCDQCDKRFRAKRDLANHMNRIHLGTKPYQCDKCEKGYADQWSLTEHIRYKHEGVVKPRKYPCTICDKVFKTNSTCKMHIRTHTGERPYKCTKCPASFSQSGILNTHVKLVHLKLTRDGRPKVSAIDKSRYDYN, from the exons atGAATTCATCGAAACTGAAGTCGATTGTACGCTGTTTAGGGTGTTTTTGTGAAGAAAGTGTATCATCgttcaaattaaaaagtgaAATTTTACGGGTCGTTTTTcag gaGGACAGTTTAAaactttgttatatttgtaagaaattagCACGTAATGCAGATTTATTTGTGCAAACTGTTCAGACAAATCAATTAAGACTGCAGAGTTTAACAAAT GGCCCTGATATCTCGGACCTTAAAATAGAATCCCACCCAATTCTTCAgttgaaaactaaaattatagatCTATATAGTCATGAAATAGAAGAACTCACACCAAGAATAGAACAAACCAGTAATATAGGAGTGAAGtgggagaaaaatgatgagagagATGATGAAGTGTGTGATGAAATCCAGGACGGATCTGATAATAATGGAG aATGTGATTTGCCGTTAGTAAAACAAGAAGATATTAAAGAAGTTAAAATTGAACTGAATGTGGATTTAGAGgatgaagaaaataaaaaatgtaaaaaaaaagtcataAAAAGGAAAATGGCTAAGAAAAAAGTAGAAACATTAAATGAAAACTCAGAGGATAGAACTGAtg AGACTTCAAACATAATTTTGGTGAATATAACAATGGAAGACTTTATGAGAGAACGTGAAgaaatggcaaagaaaaatctttacatGGCTGCCAAGTATAAATGCAAGGATTGTATAAaaggatttatatataaggaaaTATATGATAAACATATGAAACTACATTTAaag agTAATGGTAAATATATGTGTGAAATTTGCAAGCAAAGAATGGATTCAGTAGAAAAATTAGCGAGGCATAAgaaaaagcatttaat ACGTTATAAATGTCAGGAATGCGGAATAGTAAGGAATAATCATAGCACAATAAAGGATCATTATACATCAGTTCATAATAAGCAAAACGTTCTCTTCCAATGTCCGGACTGTTCTAGAGAGTTCTT AACCAGTGGGGCAGTTCGCAGACACAAACATTACAGACATAAAAGGAATAGGATTACCTGCGATATTTGCTTAAAGTCATACGTCACCAAATACTATTTGAGGAAACACATTCAATT ACAACATTCGGGAGATAATTCCTTTAGTAAATGGCAGGAATCTCGGTGCAATTACAAGTGTGATGAATGTGGTAAGGCGTTCTCGGCCCCGTCCCAACTTAAAAACCACATGATAAAGCACTCTGACACAAGGAGCTTTTACTGCGTTGAGTGTAATaa AACGTTCAAAACCGAGATATCTTTAAATCAACATTTGAAAACGCTGCCACACGTCGAATACTCTGAATTACC GCTCCAATGTGACCAATGCGACAAGCGATTTCGTGCTAAAAGAGATTTAGCCAATCACATGAACAGAATACATCTTGGGACAAAACCTTATCAGTGCGACAAATGTGAAAAG GGTTATGCGGACCAATGGAGTTTGACTGAGCATATTAGGTATAAACACGAAGGTGTAGTAAAGCCTAGGAAATACCCATGTACTATATGTGATAAAGTATTTAag ACAAACAGCACATGCAAAATGCATATACGGACGCACACAGGTGAACGGCCATACAAATGTACGAAATGTCCGGCGTCTTTTTCACAATCAGGAATATTAAATACGCATGTAAAATTAGTGCATCTAAAGCTGACTAGAGATGGAAGACCTAAAGTCAGTGCAATTGATAAATCAAGATATGATTATAACTGA